In the Bacillus shivajii genome, one interval contains:
- a CDS encoding LTA synthase family protein, producing the protein MKFLIKHWLIFLIPLLSLLVIETIHRSSILELGGWLLNEPRVAFINYLLYFSLFNVFYLGKQKHYVWFSYGFILAISILAFISYVKVMYRSVPLHPSDFKLIKEAFTVIDYFYASLNLWLIGLLFLVVVLVTLFVKKMKADRMITRKMSFVMVGICFIILFSFFSDKPIPLEKWGSLSTFSYAQSKHYDINGFSLGFLLLSTYKDDENTSLVYSEENVLEVRNLFHTDKPSSGFSPNVLYIMSESFWDPTIIDTLQLEKDPIPFFRQLKEESTHGELVVPVFGGNTGNTEFEALTGMSISFLGGSHVIPFNEGIEQPVDSIASMLTRQGYVATAMHPFNMGYYNRIETYNELGFQNFIPPEYMYNRERRGKYVSDEVFIEQVVDKVENADKPVFVHAVTMENHGPYDGKKFKEHTISVDGPISAENKKYTQDYVQGLIGADAALEYLISELKRINEPTVVVFFGDHLPYLGQFDAYKQLGFIENETLENYEDYMRIHTTPFIIWNNFGVEKEELRMSSNFLTPYVLDMIQKEGNALTNYLQDLMKKGLTVIPPPQFQENEGLTSDRLKPYELLQTDTLSGEQFAYGDEFTVEQEDYHLGRGKMTLKEGSIIDSQLIVKGDHFVPASKVFINGDEVDTQFISPELLSASIPNHDYGQLEVEIVTIDEWVDEVLEQTKSIIVEQY; encoded by the coding sequence ATGAAATTTCTCATTAAACATTGGTTGATTTTCCTTATCCCTTTACTATCCTTACTAGTAATTGAAACAATCCATCGTTCAAGCATTCTTGAACTAGGTGGTTGGTTACTAAATGAACCGAGAGTAGCTTTCATCAATTATCTTTTATATTTCTCATTGTTTAATGTATTTTACTTGGGTAAACAAAAGCATTATGTTTGGTTTAGTTATGGTTTTATTTTAGCAATTTCGATTTTGGCTTTTATAAGTTACGTCAAAGTGATGTATAGGAGTGTGCCACTTCATCCTAGTGATTTCAAGTTAATAAAAGAAGCCTTCACTGTCATCGATTATTTTTATGCTTCCCTTAATTTATGGCTCATTGGATTGTTATTTCTCGTTGTTGTTTTGGTGACGTTATTTGTGAAAAAGATGAAGGCAGATCGTATGATTACACGAAAAATGAGTTTTGTAATGGTAGGTATATGCTTCATTATTCTTTTTTCATTTTTTAGTGATAAACCAATTCCACTGGAAAAATGGGGGAGCCTTTCGACTTTTTCATACGCACAATCTAAACATTATGATATAAATGGATTTTCGCTCGGGTTTTTATTGCTATCGACGTATAAAGACGATGAAAATACATCACTCGTATATTCTGAAGAAAATGTGTTAGAAGTAAGAAATCTCTTTCATACGGATAAGCCGTCTTCCGGTTTCAGTCCTAATGTTTTATATATCATGAGTGAATCATTTTGGGATCCTACGATTATAGACACTTTACAATTAGAAAAAGATCCAATTCCATTTTTTCGACAATTAAAAGAAGAGTCCACCCATGGTGAATTAGTCGTTCCTGTTTTTGGTGGAAACACTGGAAATACGGAATTTGAAGCTTTAACAGGAATGAGTATATCCTTTTTAGGTGGTTCACACGTCATCCCTTTTAACGAAGGAATTGAACAACCGGTCGACTCAATCGCAAGTATGTTAACAAGACAAGGGTATGTCGCTACAGCGATGCATCCTTTTAATATGGGCTATTACAATCGAATCGAAACGTATAATGAGTTAGGGTTTCAAAATTTTATTCCACCTGAATATATGTACAATCGAGAACGAAGAGGGAAGTATGTTAGTGATGAGGTGTTCATCGAACAAGTCGTAGATAAAGTTGAAAACGCCGATAAGCCAGTATTTGTTCATGCTGTAACAATGGAAAACCACGGTCCTTATGATGGAAAGAAATTTAAAGAGCATACAATCTCTGTTGATGGCCCCATCTCCGCTGAAAACAAAAAATATACGCAAGACTATGTACAAGGATTGATCGGCGCTGACGCGGCTCTTGAATATTTAATCAGTGAATTAAAACGGATAAATGAACCAACAGTTGTTGTATTCTTTGGAGATCATTTGCCTTATTTAGGTCAATTCGATGCTTATAAACAGTTAGGATTTATTGAAAATGAGACGTTAGAAAACTACGAAGATTATATGAGAATACACACGACACCATTTATAATTTGGAATAATTTTGGGGTGGAAAAAGAAGAGTTACGGATGAGTTCAAACTTTTTAACACCGTATGTTTTAGACATGATCCAAAAGGAAGGAAATGCTTTAACAAACTACCTTCAAGATCTGATGAAAAAAGGGTTAACCGTTATTCCCCCGCCACAGTTTCAGGAAAATGAAGGGCTCACATCGGATCGGTTAAAGCCATATGAATTGCTTCAAACGGATACGTTATCTGGAGAACAGTTTGCTTACGGCGATGAGTTTACGGTTGAGCAAGAAGATTACCACCTTGGTCGAGGGAAAATGACTTTGAAAGAGGGAAGTATTATCGATTCACAATTGATCGTAAAAGGTGATCATTTTGTTCCTGCAAGCAAAGTGTTTATTAATGGGGATGAGGTCGATACACAATTTATCAGCCCAGAACTGTTGTCTGCATCCATTCCTAATCATGATTACGGACAATTAGAGGTAGAGATTGTCACGATCGACGAATGGGTAGATGAAGTGTTAGAACAAACAAAAAGTATAATTGTTGAACAATACTAG
- a CDS encoding CBO0543 family protein, protein MLDIIAWYTPVVLTLTLLLLTWRLGNYKNWKTHYSTILFIIAVSFFACVLTHDYPLWVYHETFLVSTRTMHELRLALVLLPTITLLYLTNYPYKSKLLRQLTYTGIWAAVWSMVEVGYVLLGIITFHNGWNIWWSVLVWLIMFLVMTIHHRKPPWAWFICVIFSVIVIIYFNIPFG, encoded by the coding sequence ATGTTAGATATCATTGCTTGGTACACACCTGTAGTCTTAACATTAACACTTTTATTATTGACATGGCGGCTTGGCAATTATAAAAATTGGAAGACACACTATTCAACCATACTGTTCATTATCGCAGTTAGCTTTTTTGCCTGCGTTTTAACTCATGATTATCCTTTATGGGTATACCATGAAACATTTTTGGTTTCTACTCGTACAATGCACGAACTACGTTTAGCATTGGTTTTACTTCCTACTATAACCTTACTGTATTTAACTAATTATCCATATAAATCCAAATTATTAAGACAGTTAACTTATACTGGTATATGGGCAGCTGTCTGGTCAATGGTCGAAGTTGGCTATGTGCTTTTAGGTATCATTACATTCCATAATGGATGGAATATTTGGTGGTCAGTGTTAGTATGGCTCATCATGTTTCTTGTGATGACGATCCATCATCGAAAACCACCGTGGGCATGGTTCATTTGTGTGATATTTAGTGTAATTGTTATTATTTATTTCAATATTCCTTTCGGATAA
- a CDS encoding IS4 family transposase has product MDKITRKTSFGQWFSPINLRLFNEQVKTLKLDFYTKKLTTESFLKLLLYAQLEEVESLHALSDCLFDDQLQKGIDLDSISISQLSRRLNGMNPDLFQQLFLDLVGQIHAKTHYTKLIMPLKIVDSSTMPLNLTNHRWAKFRKTKAGVKLHLRLVFMEKGVSYPEKALITTAKEHDRNQLEVMVDDKECMYVFDRGYLDYERFDRMTDDGYFFLSRLRKNAVIRVVDDFILPKESSVLSDQMVLIGTTQNRAENYFRLLKVIDSKGNELQLITNRFDLSAEEISEMYKSRWAIELFFKWIKQHLRVKKFYGQSEWAIQNQIFIALIVYCLHVLAQIETNSRIKTLQISRYLRAALWKSAHIWLRKIEGKAIP; this is encoded by the coding sequence ATGGATAAGATTACACGAAAAACTTCATTTGGACAATGGTTTTCACCAATAAATCTTCGATTATTTAATGAACAGGTGAAAACATTGAAATTAGATTTTTATACAAAGAAACTTACGACAGAATCATTCTTGAAATTATTACTATACGCACAGCTAGAAGAGGTAGAAAGTCTCCATGCACTGAGTGATTGTCTCTTTGATGATCAACTACAAAAAGGGATTGATCTTGATTCCATCAGTATTTCTCAGCTTTCACGACGATTGAACGGCATGAATCCAGATTTATTTCAACAGCTATTTTTGGATTTAGTTGGGCAAATACATGCCAAAACACATTACACGAAACTCATTATGCCATTAAAGATCGTTGATTCAAGCACCATGCCGTTGAATTTAACGAATCATAGATGGGCAAAATTCCGCAAAACAAAAGCTGGTGTGAAGTTACATTTGCGACTAGTTTTTATGGAAAAAGGAGTTTCATACCCTGAAAAAGCCTTGATTACAACAGCGAAGGAACACGATCGTAATCAGCTGGAAGTCATGGTTGATGACAAAGAGTGCATGTACGTGTTTGACCGTGGTTATCTCGACTATGAACGCTTCGATCGTATGACTGACGATGGCTACTTTTTCCTGTCAAGGCTAAGGAAGAACGCTGTGATACGGGTAGTTGACGACTTTATACTACCTAAAGAATCATCTGTTTTATCCGATCAAATGGTCTTGATTGGAACAACGCAAAATCGTGCTGAAAATTACTTTCGTCTTTTAAAAGTGATTGATTCTAAAGGGAATGAACTGCAACTGATCACCAATCGATTTGATTTAAGCGCCGAAGAAATTTCAGAGATGTATAAATCACGCTGGGCAATCGAATTGTTTTTCAAGTGGATAAAGCAACATCTCAGAGTCAAGAAGTTCTATGGGCAAAGCGAATGGGCAATCCAAAACCAAATATTTATTGCACTGATTGTTTATTGTCTGCATGTACTCGCTCAAATTGAGACAAATAGTAGGATAAAAACCTTGCAAATTAGCCGTTATTTAAGGGCTGCATTGTGGAAATCAGCGCATATTTGGCTTCGAAAGATTGAAGGGAAAGCCATCCCTTAA
- a CDS encoding protein adenylyltransferase SelO, producing MTKEIGWNFDNSYAKLPDSFFSHLQPTAVSSPELIIFNEELATSLGLDAGELQSEDGVNILAGNKVPNGAFPLAQAYAGHQFGNFTMLGDGRALLLGEQIVPNGERLDIQLKGSGRTPFSRGGDGRASLGPMLREYIISEAMHALGIPTNRSLAVVKTGEPVFRETELPGAILTRVASSHLRVGTFEYARRLGEEDDVRTLADYTIERHYPNVKADENRYLSLLQEVIKRQAELISKWQLVGFIHGVMNTDNMTISGETIDYGPCAFMDTYNPATVFSSIDRQGRYAYRNQPPIAVWNLARLAECLLPLLHEDQDEAIKIAEGELSTFKDLYHHHWLDGMRAKLGLFNEEKDDESLIGNLLHLMEKHSADYTNTFRALTLGERKDSAMFNSDDFKKWNDLWQERLNRQEKSKESSHELMRNSNPAIIPRNHRVEEALEAAVEREDYNVMKQLIDVLSKPYAYTSDQDDYTTPPDPSCGPYRTYCGT from the coding sequence ATGACAAAAGAAATAGGATGGAATTTTGACAATAGTTATGCTAAGCTGCCGGATTCATTTTTTTCACACCTTCAACCAACAGCAGTGAGTTCACCAGAATTGATTATTTTTAATGAAGAACTAGCAACCTCTTTAGGATTGGATGCTGGAGAATTACAAAGTGAAGATGGTGTCAATATACTTGCAGGAAACAAAGTGCCGAATGGAGCCTTTCCACTTGCTCAAGCTTATGCAGGTCACCAATTTGGTAACTTTACGATGCTCGGAGATGGGCGTGCGTTATTATTAGGTGAGCAGATCGTTCCTAATGGAGAGCGTCTAGATATTCAACTTAAAGGTTCAGGAAGAACGCCATTCTCTCGTGGGGGTGATGGTCGAGCGTCACTTGGACCGATGTTACGTGAGTACATTATTAGTGAAGCGATGCATGCGCTAGGAATTCCAACAAACCGAAGTTTAGCAGTAGTTAAAACAGGTGAGCCAGTCTTTCGTGAGACAGAACTTCCAGGTGCGATTTTGACACGAGTTGCTTCCAGTCACCTTCGTGTTGGCACATTTGAATACGCGAGAAGATTAGGGGAAGAGGATGACGTCCGTACGCTCGCTGACTATACAATCGAACGACACTATCCAAACGTGAAAGCGGATGAAAACCGCTACTTGTCCCTTCTTCAGGAAGTTATTAAGCGACAAGCGGAGTTAATTAGTAAATGGCAACTTGTCGGATTTATTCATGGTGTAATGAATACGGACAACATGACAATTAGCGGTGAAACGATTGATTACGGACCGTGTGCGTTTATGGATACGTATAATCCAGCAACCGTATTTAGTTCGATTGATCGACAAGGACGCTATGCTTATCGAAATCAACCACCGATCGCTGTATGGAATCTTGCAAGACTTGCGGAATGTTTATTACCACTTCTTCATGAAGATCAAGATGAAGCGATAAAGATTGCTGAGGGAGAGCTATCTACCTTTAAAGATTTGTATCATCATCATTGGCTTGACGGAATGAGAGCGAAATTAGGACTTTTCAATGAGGAGAAAGACGATGAATCTTTAATCGGAAACTTGCTTCATTTGATGGAAAAACACAGTGCCGACTATACGAATACGTTTCGCGCTCTAACATTAGGAGAACGTAAAGACTCAGCTATGTTTAATAGTGACGATTTCAAAAAATGGAATGATTTGTGGCAAGAAAGATTAAATAGGCAAGAGAAGTCGAAGGAGTCCTCACATGAGTTGATGCGTAATAGTAATCCAGCTATCATCCCACGTAACCATCGGGTAGAAGAAGCATTAGAAGCTGCAGTGGAAAGAGAAGACTACAATGTAATGAAACAACTCATTGATGTGCTTTCAAAACCGTATGCTTACACATCCGATCAAGACGATTACACAACACCGCCGGATCCATCATGTGGCCCATATCGAACGTATTGTGGTACGTGA
- a CDS encoding cytochrome P450 gives MGKHLPPGPEGKFFTGSLNEFQRNPLRFLQNLAEEYGEVARFKFGPMQNVYLISDPNLIKQVLVTKQRQFVKSRDLTMLKPIIGEGLLTSEKDHHLKQRRLIQPSFRRDHINQYAQDMIQTTNRYIDRWEHGEERVITEDMMTITLGIISKTMFSMAFTEGHRMIGSPMENVMTLAVKRMRSILPLPLWVPTKTNRKYKRAIKELDQVLYNLIESRRGVNEASDDLLGVLMEAKDEENGGGMPDKQLRDELMTIFLAGHETTANALSWTLYLLSQNRNVEEKLHEEIDQVVGLEEVKPEHFPQLQYTQQIIHESLRLYPPAYVIGRQVDEDVKIGRYLFKKGDMILISQYVMQRKEQYFCQPDQFVPERFQDHFIESLPSFVYFPFGGGPRVCVGNHFALMEAALVLACIAKKYRMKLTKDHPIVRPQPLITLRPKGGIQMELERR, from the coding sequence ATGGGAAAACATCTTCCCCCAGGCCCAGAAGGAAAGTTTTTTACGGGGTCATTGAATGAATTTCAGAGAAATCCATTACGATTTTTACAAAATCTAGCCGAGGAGTACGGTGAGGTCGCTCGCTTCAAGTTTGGACCAATGCAGAACGTATACCTTATTTCAGATCCAAATTTAATTAAACAAGTACTAGTGACAAAGCAACGTCAATTCGTTAAATCTAGAGACTTGACGATGTTAAAGCCAATTATCGGGGAAGGTCTTTTAACTAGTGAAAAGGACCATCATTTAAAGCAGCGCAGGCTCATTCAACCTAGTTTTAGAAGAGATCATATTAATCAATACGCACAAGATATGATACAGACGACGAACCGCTATATAGATCGTTGGGAACACGGGGAAGAAAGAGTCATTACAGAGGATATGATGACGATCACTTTAGGGATTATCTCGAAAACGATGTTTAGTATGGCGTTTACTGAAGGACATAGGATGATCGGAAGTCCAATGGAAAACGTGATGACATTAGCTGTTAAACGGATGAGGTCAATTCTTCCACTGCCCCTCTGGGTCCCGACAAAAACAAACCGCAAATATAAACGTGCAATAAAAGAGCTTGATCAAGTGCTTTACAATTTGATCGAAAGCCGCCGAGGCGTAAATGAGGCTTCAGACGATCTACTTGGTGTGTTAATGGAAGCGAAAGATGAGGAAAATGGGGGTGGGATGCCCGACAAACAACTTCGTGATGAATTGATGACGATTTTTTTAGCTGGGCATGAAACGACCGCGAATGCGTTATCTTGGACGCTCTATCTCCTTTCCCAAAATCGTAATGTTGAAGAGAAATTACACGAAGAAATCGATCAAGTCGTTGGGCTTGAGGAAGTAAAACCTGAACATTTTCCGCAATTACAATACACACAACAAATCATCCATGAATCCCTTCGCCTTTATCCACCGGCATATGTGATCGGTCGTCAAGTTGACGAAGATGTGAAAATTGGACGCTATTTATTTAAAAAAGGAGATATGATTTTAATTAGCCAATATGTCATGCAACGAAAAGAGCAATATTTTTGCCAGCCAGATCAGTTTGTGCCTGAAAGGTTTCAAGATCACTTCATAGAGTCGCTTCCTTCTTTTGTATACTTTCCTTTTGGTGGCGGACCAAGAGTATGTGTTGGTAATCATTTTGCGCTCATGGAAGCCGCTCTTGTTTTAGCATGTATTGCAAAAAAATACCGTATGAAGCTCACTAAAGACCACCCGATCGTTCGTCCTCAACCACTCATCACATTAAGGCCAAAAGGTGGAATCCAAATGGAGCTTGAAAGAAGGTAA
- a CDS encoding OsmC family protein, with translation MKSEELREIQAPLKETYRNNPEEAIVTLQSEGTIGEEGVTCRVDTGKALVEAGLHPATGGNGFAACSGDMLLEALVACAGVTLKAVATSLGIKLRGGTIRAEGDLDFRGTLGVSKEAPVGFSNIRLHFDLDTDATDDQIATLLRLTDRYCVIKQTITNATDIDILHTVKN, from the coding sequence ATGAAAAGCGAGGAATTGCGTGAAATTCAAGCTCCTTTAAAGGAGACATATCGTAATAACCCTGAAGAAGCAATTGTTACATTACAATCCGAAGGAACAATTGGTGAAGAAGGAGTTACTTGTCGTGTTGATACTGGAAAAGCACTTGTTGAAGCAGGACTACACCCAGCAACAGGCGGGAATGGCTTTGCTGCTTGTTCTGGTGATATGCTTCTTGAAGCATTAGTAGCATGTGCTGGAGTAACGCTAAAAGCTGTCGCTACGTCACTAGGCATCAAGCTACGAGGCGGGACCATTCGTGCAGAAGGAGATTTAGACTTCCGTGGAACGTTAGGGGTTTCTAAAGAAGCTCCCGTTGGCTTTTCAAACATCCGCCTACATTTTGACTTAGATACAGATGCTACTGACGATCAAATTGCTACATTGCTGCGTCTCACTGACAGATACTGTGTCATAAAGCAAACGATTACAAATGCAACGGATATCGATATTTTACATACTGTCAAAAACTAA
- a CDS encoding GNAT family N-acetyltransferase has product MRIRQATTDDWKGIARVHVDCMRTAYQDILPSKVIEKFTYTDREERWQKDLPKSTSGGTMTFVVVDTQDNVVGFALGGTMRDPRLRIKYTGELYGIYIHPDVQGQGLGKKLFESIAEFLSSLHHSRMALWTFEDHPSCDFFKSLHGNEVYNKKTTIAGNELNEHAYGWDDIETFSFNKKEMN; this is encoded by the coding sequence ATGAGGATTAGGCAAGCAACAACAGATGATTGGAAAGGCATTGCCCGTGTTCACGTTGATTGTATGCGCACGGCATATCAAGACATATTACCTTCAAAGGTTATCGAAAAATTTACATATACAGATCGTGAAGAGCGTTGGCAAAAGGATCTTCCAAAGTCGACAAGTGGTGGTACGATGACGTTTGTCGTCGTAGATACACAAGACAACGTCGTAGGATTTGCTTTAGGCGGAACGATGCGAGATCCTCGCCTTCGAATCAAATACACAGGTGAGCTCTATGGAATTTATATTCACCCTGATGTACAAGGCCAAGGTTTAGGGAAAAAATTATTTGAAAGCATTGCAGAGTTTTTATCGTCCCTACACCATTCAAGAATGGCATTATGGACGTTCGAGGATCATCCGTCATGTGATTTTTTCAAGAGTCTTCATGGTAATGAAGTGTACAATAAAAAAACGACAATCGCTGGCAATGAACTAAATGAACATGCATATGGTTGGGATGACATAGAGACGTTTTCATTTAATAAAAAAGAGATGAATTAA
- a CDS encoding DUF3231 family protein: MCSHENIKLTSSEMASLWNDYMNHTHSICILDYFIAKAEDVEVLQVLKSAYQMIERMKGACKQLLQAEQVPIPIAFSSQDVDVNAPRLFSDTFSLMYVKNLSRAMVASSGLMFTMSTRKDVREHFKEFLSNATNLFDEVSDLLLEKGLYTRPPFIDPKKRSDFIEDKEYLNGIDLFSDQRFLNTIEISHIFANIEANVIGHTLTKGFAQTADIKEVRAFMENAGQLSEEIVNSLTQFLIGSQLPAPMASETQVFSSSHAPFSDRLMMYEITVLSAAGLSDYATSLATSMRNDLKRQYMDLINDTSKIAKKAERLMIDHHWLEQPPQQDRIIP, from the coding sequence ATGTGTTCTCACGAAAATATAAAACTTACCTCGTCTGAAATGGCATCATTGTGGAATGATTATATGAATCACACACATAGTATTTGTATCTTGGATTATTTTATAGCAAAAGCAGAAGATGTTGAAGTATTACAAGTTCTAAAAAGTGCATACCAGATGATAGAACGTATGAAAGGAGCTTGTAAACAGTTATTGCAGGCGGAACAAGTGCCGATCCCAATAGCTTTTAGTAGCCAAGACGTAGATGTAAATGCACCTCGACTTTTTTCCGATACTTTTTCATTAATGTATGTAAAAAACTTATCAAGAGCGATGGTAGCTTCTAGCGGGTTAATGTTTACGATGTCTACTCGTAAAGATGTAAGAGAACACTTTAAAGAATTTTTGTCTAATGCAACGAATTTATTTGACGAAGTTAGTGACTTGTTGTTAGAAAAAGGTCTTTATACAAGGCCACCATTCATTGACCCTAAAAAAAGGTCTGACTTCATAGAGGACAAGGAATATTTAAATGGTATTGATTTATTTAGTGACCAACGTTTTCTAAATACAATTGAAATATCACATATATTCGCTAATATTGAAGCGAATGTCATTGGTCATACACTAACGAAAGGGTTTGCTCAAACGGCAGATATAAAAGAAGTTAGAGCATTCATGGAAAATGCAGGTCAGTTATCTGAAGAAATAGTCAATTCCTTAACTCAGTTCTTAATAGGAAGTCAATTACCTGCGCCAATGGCATCTGAAACACAAGTCTTTAGTTCTTCTCACGCCCCATTTTCAGATCGGCTTATGATGTATGAAATCACTGTCTTATCAGCGGCTGGGCTTTCTGATTATGCTACATCATTAGCAACGAGCATGAGAAATGATTTAAAAAGGCAATACATGGATTTAATAAACGATACTTCGAAAATAGCCAAAAAAGCTGAGAGGTTAATGATTGATCATCATTGGTTAGAACAGCCCCCTCAACAAGATAGAATTATTCCTTAA
- a CDS encoding DUF2207 domain-containing protein, whose product MYKKIIISVILFIFLIIPTQVLAVDFNITDVEIDAYLQPDGNVSIQERHTYQFKGEFGGMIRELIPKEGTDIVHLEAFEGDRPLEVESNQYEHRIHRAGIDETITVDLFYEIKSGVDVYADVAEFYWPFFDRSNESTYENLIINIFPPEATTNVIAFGYDEAFEKEKVLQDGKVQFEFGEVPSKRNGDIRVAYDANLFGDATISSDKRMGDEIEAAKQELINEEVTSAEKKEALSSIGYIIVPLFGLLLLLLVFRSWLEANRRKKAIMKELGNQRGLPEQVLSLPATIYLTNYHQLLPETIAASLLDLVRKGHVKKLEDDRFLLINRQSLLRHEEELFNWLFEEIGNGTEFSFEDLTTYTKNKKNHENYQLHHSKWQKAVRNEVKEAGLYENKNKMRLIVGLFSLGFVPFSILFVMNGLIGLFFSSVILFLGMAIFAISYRPKKWEGAKMAYVWQRFKAQFPKMTDEDWQKLSEDDQMRAFIFGLGTNDKSLKKKNESLKSAFKNTASTNGHQLGTAYSFDPSWMVIAGVATSSFKSAQKEASIADSHSEGSIGGGGSGAGGGGGGSGGF is encoded by the coding sequence ATGTATAAAAAAATCATCATTTCCGTTATATTATTCATATTTCTTATTATACCTACACAAGTTTTAGCGGTCGATTTCAACATTACCGATGTTGAGATAGATGCTTATCTACAACCAGATGGCAATGTGTCCATCCAAGAGCGGCATACATATCAATTTAAAGGTGAATTTGGGGGTATGATTCGTGAACTAATCCCAAAAGAAGGAACTGATATTGTTCATCTAGAGGCCTTTGAAGGAGACCGTCCTTTGGAAGTGGAGTCAAATCAATATGAACATCGTATTCATCGAGCAGGTATTGATGAGACGATTACGGTTGACCTCTTTTATGAAATAAAAAGCGGGGTAGATGTGTATGCAGATGTGGCTGAATTTTACTGGCCATTTTTTGATCGAAGTAACGAATCGACGTATGAAAACTTAATCATAAACATTTTTCCACCAGAAGCCACAACCAATGTTATTGCTTTTGGTTATGATGAGGCCTTTGAGAAAGAGAAGGTTTTGCAAGATGGCAAGGTTCAATTTGAGTTTGGTGAGGTTCCTAGTAAACGAAATGGCGATATTCGGGTTGCTTATGACGCCAACTTATTTGGAGACGCCACGATTAGTTCGGATAAACGTATGGGGGATGAAATAGAAGCGGCAAAACAAGAATTAATTAATGAAGAGGTTACTAGCGCTGAAAAGAAGGAAGCACTATCATCCATCGGCTATATAATCGTTCCTCTATTTGGTTTACTCTTGCTTCTTCTTGTGTTTCGTTCATGGCTAGAAGCTAACCGCAGGAAAAAGGCGATCATGAAGGAATTAGGGAATCAGCGTGGATTACCAGAACAGGTCTTATCGTTACCAGCTACAATTTATTTGACAAATTACCATCAACTTTTACCAGAAACGATCGCAGCATCTCTATTAGACTTGGTTCGTAAAGGTCATGTTAAAAAATTAGAAGATGATCGCTTTCTCTTGATAAATCGCCAAAGTTTACTTCGTCACGAAGAAGAATTATTTAATTGGTTATTTGAAGAAATAGGAAATGGGACTGAATTTAGCTTTGAAGATTTAACGACCTATACAAAAAATAAAAAGAACCATGAAAACTATCAGCTGCACCATTCAAAATGGCAGAAAGCTGTTCGAAACGAAGTCAAAGAAGCAGGCTTGTATGAAAATAAAAATAAAATGCGCTTAATAGTAGGCTTATTTAGTCTTGGTTTCGTTCCGTTTTCCATTTTATTTGTGATGAATGGTTTGATCGGTTTGTTTTTTTCTTCAGTGATCCTCTTCTTAGGAATGGCTATTTTTGCGATTAGTTATCGTCCGAAAAAGTGGGAAGGTGCAAAGATGGCGTATGTATGGCAAAGGTTTAAAGCACAATTTCCTAAAATGACAGATGAGGATTGGCAGAAGTTATCTGAAGACGATCAAATGCGAGCGTTTATTTTCGGTTTAGGGACAAATGATAAAAGTCTGAAAAAGAAAAATGAATCATTAAAAAGCGCATTTAAAAATACAGCCAGTACAAATGGTCATCAATTGGGGACAGCTTACAGTTTCGATCCATCATGGATGGTCATTGCTGGAGTAGCCACATCATCTTTCAAGTCAGCCCAAAAAGAGGCATCCATAGCTGATAGTCATTCAGAAGGTTCTATCGGTGGCGGCGGTTCTGGAGCAGGTGGTGGTGGTGGAGGTTCTGGCGGTTTTTAA